The nucleotide sequence TCCTGGCCGATGGCAAGTTGGGTGAGCCGACCGACGTCAAGAATGACGCGGGCAAGATCGGTCCGACGAAGGCCGTCAATGCTCCCCCGGGCAGCTTCGCCATCAGCGGGCATGACCGAACGCATGCGCATATGATTCAGGCAGATCCTTCCGGTCGATTTGTGCTGCATATCGATCTTGGTCTTGATCAGATCCTCATCTGGAAATTCGACGAAAAGAAAGGGACTCTGACCCCCGCTGCAACACCCTACGTGTCACTGCCCCCCGGTGATGGGCCTCGACACTTCCACTTCCATCCGAATGGCAAATGGTTCTATTCCATTCAGGAGGAAGGGTCGACGGTTGTGCTGTTTGACTATGACGGTGAAACAGGGCGCCTGACCGAACGCCAGACCATTTCAACACTTCCCAAAGGCTTCGCGGGCAGCAATTTCTGCTCAGAGATTCTCGTGAGTGCGGATGGCAAATTCCTCTACGCGGGGAACCGCCTGCACGACAGCATTGGGATCTTCTCTATTGGTGCTCAGGGTGAGCTGAGGTATCTCGGTGAAGAATGGACGCGGGGTGATTACCCGCGGAGTTTCAACGTCGATCCGTCGGGAAAATTCCTGTATAGCTGCAACCAGCGTGGCGACAACGTCGCACTTTTTGAAGTCAATCAGCAGACCGGCGGATTGCAGTTCACGGGTCACTACACGGCCGTCGGAAATCCCTCGATCATTATCTTCCTCGAACCGAATCAAAAGTGATCGATGAGGAATTGAAGATCCCCCACCTCTCATTCGTCAGAGGTGGGGAGGGAATGGATCAGATGCGGTCTCTCGAATCGTCGCCCGGGACGAGTATCGAGAGACCGCTTTTTTGCGTCGCAGGAATCGGAAACTCACTCGGCCACAGACTGCATCTCCCATGTGTGCAGTTGCCGAATCAGACTTGGGATGGCTTCGAGCTCTGATCTTTAGAGACGGCGCGGATCAAGGCATCGATTCGGACCGGTTTTGAAATCCAGCCGTCGAGTTGCAGCGGCTCTGAATCAAACTCGTTGCGCGATGAACCACTGACAGCGAATACCCGCAAGTCGTGCAGTCTCAGATCACTTCGGACCGACTTAAGAAAAGTCGGGCCGTCGACATCGGGCATTCGCATATCGAGTAGAACAATATCCGGCAGTTCATGTTCGTGAAGGTAATCGAAGGCTTCGCGTCCGTTGCCCGCGGTGGCGACTTCGAACCCGCCGAGTCGAAGGCACGTTGCGAGTAGTTCACGTTCGTTTGCCTGATCTTCGACGATGAGAACCTTGGGTGTTGTCGACTTGGCCTCGACAACGGCGTCGTGAGTGGCCCGCTCTAAATCAGAAAATTCGCGTAAAACTTCGCTGAGGTTGGCTTCGAGATCGACCGTTTCACCGATTTCAATTTTCCGTTGAAGCAACTGAAGCTTCAGCATTCCCAGGTTAAGTTTATTTCTCCAGGCGTGGCTCAGTTCTCGCACTTCCTTCGTCATTTTCGAAGTCGGAGCAGGGGAACGAGAAGCAGAGTCGGAGCTGTTATCCAGCACTTCTTCCCGGAGCACTTTGACGTCGTTGGGGGCCTCGATTCCGAGTCGAACGACAGAACCTGCGGAACGAAGGACATCGATCGTGATGCCCAGTCCGGGAAAGACCACTCTCTGTCCCGGGCGTCGAGATAGTACGAGCATTAGATAACCCTTCCATGGCAAGTAACCAGGCGCATGACCAATGGTATGTGGCAGGTCGCTGCGATTATCAGGGTAAGAGCCTCTTGCCCACGTCTACACATCCGTGCGGACCCCGACAATCCTTCTTGCTGCAGATTCTATACGACGCAGTACGAAGTTCAATAGCGATCCCGATTTAGGGAGAACCGACCACCAAAACTTCGCTCTATGGGGGCAAGTGTCGCCTGCAAACATTCTCCAGCGACTCGCCCGCAGTTCATCGAGTAACACGCTGAGAACGACGTTCCCGGGTCGTGCCATCGAAGACTAAAAAACGCTGCATTTCGATTGTTAAGTCCACATCGTTTTACAGGGGATAGAGGCGGGTTACGTTGAGAGGTGTGCTATGTAAAGACGGCATTTGCGTTCGTGGGCAGTCGTAGGAGAAGGAATCTTGACGTCAGAGTGAATCGCCCAATCAGCCGCTTTTGAGGTTTGATTACGGCCCTCACGTGTCGCCGTCCACCATCGCCAATTCGGTCTCTGAACGAAGTCGAATTCGCGTTGAACCGCTGAGGGGGCCGAAGGCGTTCGTCGATGAATCGCCAACTCGGATCTGTGGCATCCGACCCGATCGCTACGACGGATCTCTTGATTCTTCCGGGCGCTTTTCGGTGACAGTTCGAAACCTTGAAGGAGCACGCCGAGACTGGCCCGGTGGTCGGGACTTGGTGTGTACTCTCTACTTGGAGGTGCATGTCAGAGGCGGCGTCGGAGATTTCTCGAATGAGGGTCCATCGTAGGTGGGCTTTCCATTTTGGTCGGAACCGGTTCCGTTCAATTGGTCAAATGAACAGTTGTCGGCCTTGATCCGAAAGCCGACCGGCGAGCAAGACATATTGCCGATTCTGCCGAAATGAAATAGAAGCCTCGTCCCGTCATTTTGGATTGCACATCGCGACTGACCCGTGACATTCTGTTGCGTCCCCGTCAGTCTCGCCGAGGGTTTCATCGAGGCGTCGTTCAATGGATCTGGTCTCACGCCGTCGTTTCGTCGCATGGACGGTTGCTCAAGGATGTCTTTGTCTCGGTGCCGGTTGTGGTACGATTCTGCATCCTGAGCGGCGCGGTCAACCGGCTGGTCCACTGGATTGGAAGATTGTAGCGCTGGATGCTGTGGGGCTGATGTTTTTCTTCGTGCCGGGAGTGATTGCCTTTGCCGTCGACTTCAACAATGGAACGATCTACCTGCCGCATGAGCACCATGGACGTAAGCCACAGTACTATGCGGACCAGGAATTTGCGCAAGTGACTGTTCCCCGCGATGAGATCTCGGCGGAACGCATCGAACAGGTGGTGGCTCAGCACACCACGCGCAAGATCTCTCTAAAACCCGGAACTTATCAGACAGAAGAACTGAAAAGCATCGACGATTTCTGGAAGGTCAAGGAACGTTGCCGAACGCCGGTGAACCCGGGCTGAGTCGAGCCCCCCTCACTCGTTTGAATCGTGCTTTGCTGTTGCAAGGGACGATAGAAATCGCTTCAGTTTCGCCTATGGAATACACCTCCTCGCCATCACTTCAATTTTGGGTGACGAGGGCCGGGGCGGTCGTGCGATTGGCTGACAACGGGAGGGTACGATGCCCGGATAAGACCCTTATGGGTTCCCTTTATGGATCTCATTCCAAACCGCGACATACCATAGCAGGGCAGCGCGGCGTTGTCCGATGCCGGAAAAATGACGGCGAGAATTGACGTCGCCCCGATTTTCCCCTGCCAACTGGTCCGTATCGGGGCCCGGCCCGAAGTGAGGCCGCTTCCATAGTTGATGTATGGCCGACCGAATCCGCTCTTCTGCTACGGGATCATTGTAGACGGTGGGATGAAGAGTGGATTTCGCAAGCAGCCAGGGTGGCTCGAATCGCCATGCCCGCGCGGCGGCTTCCCGGATCTTGATCATGTTCCTGATATAGGTCTCTGTCGGGGTGTGTTCGATGACATCGGATTCTCCCTGCTGCCACAAGACGGCTCGGAACGAACCGATTTCGCGTCCCGCCTTCACCAGACGGTTGTGTAGTTCTTCGTCGGGCATCCATTGGCGTGACGCAGTGCCTCCCACAGCGACATTCACAAACGCGACAGGGACGCGCAGCGTCGGGACGAGAAGGTCTCCCAGATGCGGCCAGATGGTTCCTCCATCTCCAACATGGGGTTGGGGATCGTTGGCAACGGACCAGGTTTTCGCCACCCAGTCATAGGCAGAGACACGACCTTCGGGATCGGTGACTTTCAGCAGTTCGTCATTTGCACCCGCAGCGTACGACTGTCCTGCGACAAGAAAGACTTCTCCGACACCAACAGGTTCGACGGCCCCTTCGGCAACCGTCTTGCCGTCAAGGATGCAGCGTACTTCCAGTCGGTACCATCCCCCCGCCACCATTTCGGCCGGACCACGAAACGTCTGTCCCTCTGATTCCGTCACCAGCGGCGCCCAGTTGGAATCCGTTCCAAAGGCTCCCTTGAGCGCGACGACGCGGAACTCAAGCTCTCCGTTGACGTCGGCAGGAAGAGTTCCCTGTACTTCGATGTCCGCGTAGCCCAGTTCGGGGCCTCCAAGATTGTGATCGTGCGAACGAGAGGACTGGAAGCCTTCCCGCTGTACGACCTGATGGGGAAGGGGACTTGATAAATCAAGTCTGGCCGTTTCCGCTGCGATCAACGGACAGGCTCCCGAGAGGAGAACGATCAGGCTCCACGCGACGCAGATGCGATTCATGAGTTTTCTCCGATGTCTAATGTTGTTCGTTCTGATCAGACTCATCGTGGTGGGAGCCGGTCTTCGGTCCTGTCCGCATGGTAGGTTTGGTGCCATGGGTACAGAGAAGTTGTCGCCTGAAACGCGCTTCTGAAACACACCTGAATCAGGGTGATGCGAACGCTGCCGCGCGCGCTTCACCCTGATCTGTTGCCGTCTTCAGGTTGTTCCCGCCGCGGCTTGATCCGCAAGGATGATCGCGTCGTCGCGACGAATTCGACCCGCGGGAATCGTCTGGTCACCACTTTGCAACCGCGACAACATCTCTCGCTTCTCTGCACCGGTGACGACCCAGAGAATTTTCCGGCTGCGGTTGAGGACCGGGAAGGTCAGCGTCATGCGCTGGCGACCCTGATAAACGTCCGTGATGGCAACGTCACTCCCTTCAATCGACAGGGCGGCGTCATTGGGAACGAGCGACGCTGTATGCCCATCAGTT is from Schlesneria sp. DSM 10557 and encodes:
- a CDS encoding lactonase family protein is translated as MKQSDTTRRNFLKTSIALAGAVRLMSSLASAQTADSDRPLFAYVGTFSSPLTDVLPTQVDLPPGNGRGIHIFKVNRSTGVLDPAGEFPMGTSPSCLALNATGTRLYSANETDRIGTTKEGTVSAFAVNQQTGQLELLNTIRSGGAGPTYVSVHPNGKFLLVANYFGGSVAVLPILADGKLGEPTDVKNDAGKIGPTKAVNAPPGSFAISGHDRTHAHMIQADPSGRFVLHIDLGLDQILIWKFDEKKGTLTPAATPYVSLPPGDGPRHFHFHPNGKWFYSIQEEGSTVVLFDYDGETGRLTERQTISTLPKGFAGSNFCSEILVSADGKFLYAGNRLHDSIGIFSIGAQGELRYLGEEWTRGDYPRSFNVDPSGKFLYSCNQRGDNVALFEVNQQTGGLQFTGHYTAVGNPSIIIFLEPNQK
- a CDS encoding response regulator; protein product: MLVLSRRPGQRVVFPGLGITIDVLRSAGSVVRLGIEAPNDVKVLREEVLDNSSDSASRSPAPTSKMTKEVRELSHAWRNKLNLGMLKLQLLQRKIEIGETVDLEANLSEVLREFSDLERATHDAVVEAKSTTPKVLIVEDQANERELLATCLRLGGFEVATAGNGREAFDYLHEHELPDIVLLDMRMPDVDGPTFLKSVRSDLRLHDLRVFAVSGSSRNEFDSEPLQLDGWISKPVRIDALIRAVSKDQSSKPSQV
- a CDS encoding sialate O-acetylesterase, producing MNRICVAWSLIVLLSGACPLIAAETARLDLSSPLPHQVVQREGFQSSRSHDHNLGGPELGYADIEVQGTLPADVNGELEFRVVALKGAFGTDSNWAPLVTESEGQTFRGPAEMVAGGWYRLEVRCILDGKTVAEGAVEPVGVGEVFLVAGQSYAAGANDELLKVTDPEGRVSAYDWVAKTWSVANDPQPHVGDGGTIWPHLGDLLVPTLRVPVAFVNVAVGGTASRQWMPDEELHNRLVKAGREIGSFRAVLWQQGESDVIEHTPTETYIRNMIKIREAAARAWRFEPPWLLAKSTLHPTVYNDPVAEERIRSAIHQLWKRPHFGPGPDTDQLAGENRGDVNSRRHFSGIGQRRAALLWYVAVWNEIHKGNP